ATTCCTCATCATTATTTAGAAGGTAAAAACATTGCTCTTCTTTTTGAAAAAACATCTACTCGTACGCGTTCTGCATTTACAACTGCAGCAATCGATTTAGGTGCACATCCAGAATATCTTGGTGCTAATGACATTCAATTAGGTAAAAAAGAATCAACTGAAGATACTGCAAAAGTTTTAGGACGTATGTTTGATGGTATTGAATTCCGTGGTTTCAGCCAAAGAATGGTTGAAGAACTCGCTGAATTCTCAGGTGTTCCAGTATGGAATGGTTTAACAGATGAATGGCATCCAACACAAATGTTAGCTGACTTCTTGACAGTTAAAGAAAACTTTGGAAAACTTCAAGGAATTACTTTAGTATATTGTGGTGATGGACGTAATAACATGGCTAATTCTTTATTAGTTACTGGTGCAATCCTAGGTGTTAATGTTCGTATCTTCTCACCAAAAGAACTATTCCCATCAGAAGAAGTTGTTTCACTTGCTGAATCATATGCAAAAGAAAGTGGTGCAAAATTGCTTATCACTGAAGATGCTGATGAAGCTGTAAAAGGTGCTGACGTTCTTTATACAGATGTTTGGGTATCAATGGGTGAAGAAGACAAATTTGAAGAACGTGTTAAATTATTGAAACCATATCAAGTTAACATGGATCTTGTTAAAAAAGCTGATAACGAAAACCTTATTTTCCTACATTGCCTACCTGCATTCCATGATACAAACACTGTTTACGGTAAAGACATCGAAGAAAGATTTGGTGTTAAAGAAATGGAAGTTACTGATGAAGTCTTCCGTAGTAAATATGCTCGTCACTTTGATCAAGCAGAAAACCGTATGCACACAATCAAAGCTGTTATGGCTGCAACTTTAGGAAATCTCTTTATTCCAAAAGTTTAAAATCGAATGACTATAGGGAATTGACTATACGTCAATTCCCTATTTTTTGAAATGAGGTATAAAATGGAAGAAGAAAAAAAATTAGGGCTATTGCCACTAACAATGTTGGTTATTGGTTCTCTCATCGGTGGTGGAATCTTTGACTTGATGCAAAACATGAGTTCTAAAGCTGGTTTAGTTCCAATGCTTATCGCTTGGTTAATTACTGGAATTGGTATGGGAACTTTTGTTTTAAGTTTCCAAAACTTATCTGAAAAACGCCCAGATTTGACTGCTGGTATCTTTAGTTATGCTAAAGAAGGTTTTGGGAACTTTATGGGATTTAACTCTGCTTGGGGTTATTGGTTATCAGCATGGCTTGGAAATGTTGCTTATGCTGCACTACTATTTAGTTCACTAGGTTATTTCTTCAAATTCTTTGGTGATGGTAATAATATTGCTTCAATTCTTGGTGCAAGTATTGTTATTTGGGTTGTTCACTTCTTAATTTTAAGAGGTGTTAATACTGCTGCTTTCATCAACACTATCGTTACTTTTGCAAAATTGGTGCCTGTTGTTATTTTCCTAATTTCAGCATTATTAGCTTTCAAATTTAACATTTTTAGTCTTGATATCTGGGGAAATGGTCTCCATCAATCTGTATTCAATCAAGTAAACTCAACAATGAAAACTGCTGTTTGGGTATTTATTGGTATTGAAGGTGCCGTTGTCTTCTCAGGTCGTGCTAAAAAACATTCTGACATTGGTAAAGCAAGTATTCTAGCATTATTCACGATGATTTCACTCTATGTGTTGATTTCAGTATTATCACTTGGTGTTATGTCTCGTCCAGAACTTGCTAACTTAAAAACACCAGCTATGGCTTATGTTTTAGAAAAAGCTGTTGGTCACTGGGGTGCTA
This Streptococcus urinalis 2285-97 DNA region includes the following protein-coding sequences:
- the argF gene encoding ornithine carbamoyltransferase yields the protein MTQVFQGRSFLAEKDFTRAELEYLIDFSAHLKDLKKRGIPHHYLEGKNIALLFEKTSTRTRSAFTTAAIDLGAHPEYLGANDIQLGKKESTEDTAKVLGRMFDGIEFRGFSQRMVEELAEFSGVPVWNGLTDEWHPTQMLADFLTVKENFGKLQGITLVYCGDGRNNMANSLLVTGAILGVNVRIFSPKELFPSEEVVSLAESYAKESGAKLLITEDADEAVKGADVLYTDVWVSMGEEDKFEERVKLLKPYQVNMDLVKKADNENLIFLHCLPAFHDTNTVYGKDIEERFGVKEMEVTDEVFRSKYARHFDQAENRMHTIKAVMAATLGNLFIPKV
- the arcD gene encoding arginine-ornithine antiporter codes for the protein MEEEKKLGLLPLTMLVIGSLIGGGIFDLMQNMSSKAGLVPMLIAWLITGIGMGTFVLSFQNLSEKRPDLTAGIFSYAKEGFGNFMGFNSAWGYWLSAWLGNVAYAALLFSSLGYFFKFFGDGNNIASILGASIVIWVVHFLILRGVNTAAFINTIVTFAKLVPVVIFLISALLAFKFNIFSLDIWGNGLHQSVFNQVNSTMKTAVWVFIGIEGAVVFSGRAKKHSDIGKASILALFTMISLYVLISVLSLGVMSRPELANLKTPAMAYVLEKAVGHWGAILVNLGVIISVFGAILAWTLFAAELPYQAAKEGAFPKFFAKENKNKAPINSLLVTNLCVQAFLITFLFTQSAYRFGFALASSAILIPYAFTALYQLQYTLREDKSTPGHQKNLIIGIFATIYAVYLIYAGGFDYLLLTMIAYALGMILYVKMRKDDKLPVFVGYEKISAIVILVLCLLCIIEIMTGQIDLAAILAG